AGCATAAGCCCACCTTATCACCCCGACAAGTAATACTGAATGTCAAACCCCTTTACAAACCGTTACAAACTCTCTAAGATAGAGACATCATCAATCAATCGTACCTCGATAACTTAATAGGAATCATAAACCAATGACCACCACTCTACAACAGCGCGAGAGCGCTTCCCTGTGGGAGCAGTTCTGTCAGTGGATCACCAGCACCAACAACCGTCTTTATGTCGGTTGGTTCGGTGTCATCATGATCCCCACCCTGCTCACCGCCACCACCTGCTTCATCATCGCCTTTATCGCCGCTCCTCCCGTAGATATCGACGGTATCCGCGAGCCTGTAGCTGGTTCTCTACTCTACGGAAACAACATCATCTCTGGTGCAGTTGTTCCCTCTTCTAACGCGATTGGACTCCACTTTTACCCCATCTGGGAAGCTGCTTCCTTAGATGAGTGGTTATACAACGGTGGTCCCTACCAGTTAGTCATTTTCCACTTCTTACTAGGTGTCTTCTGCTACCTCGGTCGTCAGTGGGAACTGTCTTTCCGTTTAGGAATGCGTCCTTGGATCTGTGTAGCTTACTCTGCACCTGTATCCGCCGCTACTGCTGTATTCTTAATCTATCCCATCGGACAAGGTTCTTTCTCTGATGGTATGCCTTTAGGAATCTCTGGAACCTTCAACTTTATGTTCGTGTTCCAAGCAGAACATAACATTCTGATGCACCCCTTCCATATGTTAGGTGTTGCTGGTGTGTTCGGCGGTTCTCTGTTCTCCGCGATGCACGGTTCCCTAGTAACTTCTTCTTTAGTGCGTGAAACCACTGAAATCGAATCTCAGAACTACGGTTACAAATTCGGTCAAGAGGAAGAAACCTACAATATCGTTGCCGCTCACGGTTACTTCGGACGTTTAATCTTCCAATACGCTTCTTTCAACAACAGCCGCTCCCTGCACTTCTTCTTAGGTGCTTGGCCGGTAATCGGTATCTGGTTTACGGCAATGGGTGTTAGCACCATGGCGTTTAACCTCAACGGTTTCAACTTCAACCAGTCGATTCTCGATTCTCAAGGTCGTGTAATCGGTACTTGGGCCGATGTGTTAAACCGCGCTGGTATCGGTATGGAAGTAATGCACGAGCGTAATGCACACAACTTCCCCTTAGACTTGGCTAGTGGTGAACAGGCTCCCGTAGCTCTGACCGCTCCCGCTATCAATGGTTAATTCCTAGTCTGAACGAAAAGGCACTCCCGCGAGGGGGTGCTTTTTTGTTGTTAGAATAGAAGGTGGTTTTTTGAGTTTGAGGTTAAATTATGATCAGTTTAGAACAAGCTTTAAATACTGTTGAGCAACTATCTTTAGAACAACAGGAAATGTTATTAGAAATTTTACAAAATCGTTTACTTGATATTCGTCGTCAAGAAATTGCTAGGGATGCTAGGGAGTCAATTAATGCTTTTCATCAAAGAGAATTTAAACCTCAACCCCTAGAAATTGTTCTGAGAGAATTGAGAGAAACTTTAGAATAGATATTATGAGAGAACTGGTTTTAACGCCTAAATTTAAGCGGACTTTCCGTAAGTTTGTTCTCAGAAATCCTCAACGACAGAAAGCGATTGAGAAAACATTGGCACAAATGAGGGAAGATATTTATTTTTTGAACTTGGGAACTCATTCATTAAAAGGGGAATTATCGGGACTTAAAGCTTGTTCTTGTGGTTATGATTGTCGGATTATTTGGCTCTCTTAGGTTTGGTGGGTAAAATGTATTCTAAGATACAGTCCTGGTGACGAGCGAGTGGAGCAAACCACAAAGACACAAAGGACACAAAGATTGATCGCTCCTATGTAAGTTAAACTGGTCGCAACGCGCTCGCTACGCGAGATCACACAAAGAATAAGAGATTCCAGGTTTTTATCGAGAGTTAAGAGGTAAAATGATGACTTTGCAAGAAATGATCAAATCTTTTGAGAATTTATCAGAGGATGAACAGGAGTCATTGTTAGAGATTTTGTGTCAATATAGAGCTAAAGCAAGAGAAAGAGAAATTTTAGCTAATTTTAAGGAATTGAAAGATGCGATCGCTACTGGAACGGCCAGAAGGGGAACCGTAGAAGATTTGATTGCTGATTTGAATGAGGATTAACAATGGAGCTAATATGGAGTGATGGGTTTAAGCGTTCGTTTAAGAAGCTAATCAAGAAAAATCCCCAGTTAAAACCTAAAATTTTCGATGTACTTAGAAAACTGGCAGAAGACCCATTTACACTGTCTTTAAAAACCCATAAGTTAAGTGGTAATTTAGAAGGGTTATGGTCTTGTACTGTAGCTTACGATTGTCGAATTATTTTTAGTTTTTCGGAAGATGGAGAATATTTAGAAGTTATCATCTTGTTAATTGATATTGGTAGTCACGATCAGGTGTATAGAAAATAGGATATACTGGAAAGCGATCCTGCGGGTTTCTGCGTTGCGGTACACATATATTTATAATAAGATAAATTTTTTCTAATCGTTAGGATTTCTTTGAAGATAGGATTTA
This portion of the Microcystis aeruginosa NIES-2549 genome encodes:
- the psbA gene encoding photosystem II q(b) protein — translated: MTTTLQQRESASLWEQFCQWITSTNNRLYVGWFGVIMIPTLLTATTCFIIAFIAAPPVDIDGIREPVAGSLLYGNNIISGAVVPSSNAIGLHFYPIWEAASLDEWLYNGGPYQLVIFHFLLGVFCYLGRQWELSFRLGMRPWICVAYSAPVSAATAVFLIYPIGQGSFSDGMPLGISGTFNFMFVFQAEHNILMHPFHMLGVAGVFGGSLFSAMHGSLVTSSLVRETTEIESQNYGYKFGQEEETYNIVAAHGYFGRLIFQYASFNNSRSLHFFLGAWPVIGIWFTAMGVSTMAFNLNGFNFNQSILDSQGRVIGTWADVLNRAGIGMEVMHERNAHNFPLDLASGEQAPVALTAPAING
- a CDS encoding type II toxin-antitoxin system YafQ family toxin; this translates as MELIWSDGFKRSFKKLIKKNPQLKPKIFDVLRKLAEDPFTLSLKTHKLSGNLEGLWSCTVAYDCRIIFSFSEDGEYLEVIILLIDIGSHDQVYRK